The Pleomorphomonas sp. T1.2MG-36 genome has a segment encoding these proteins:
- a CDS encoding DUF2066 domain-containing protein produces MRRIHLFPAIAMLLAALAGPAAAFEPSDIYTSQVVVSGQGEANRLTGFGICLERVLTRVTGDAALAAKPEAKAAMARGADYVAAYSYRDRLEGRPIHDEQGTYDRPHNLTCRFKVGPLDRLIGELGGKPWLMRRPVIAVFLDVRKPAARYTVAANNQRDLAMRQSFGNASNLIALDVVFPPETAALNLDPAHLDPSSSALKTAAEAAGGDLPLAGRLTWSDADHGWVADWALEAGGAVHRWQVRGVSFDDAFRTALRGAARILSGSGAPQ; encoded by the coding sequence ATGCGACGCATCCACTTGTTTCCGGCCATCGCGATGCTGCTCGCCGCGCTGGCCGGCCCGGCCGCCGCTTTCGAGCCGAGCGACATCTACACGTCGCAGGTGGTGGTGAGCGGGCAGGGCGAGGCCAACCGCCTCACCGGCTTCGGCATCTGCCTCGAACGGGTGCTGACGCGCGTCACCGGCGACGCCGCGCTGGCCGCCAAGCCCGAGGCCAAGGCGGCGATGGCTAGAGGGGCCGACTATGTCGCCGCCTATTCCTACCGCGACCGCCTCGAAGGCCGGCCCATCCACGACGAGCAGGGCACCTACGACCGGCCGCACAACCTCACCTGCCGCTTCAAGGTCGGCCCGCTCGACCGGCTGATCGGCGAACTCGGCGGCAAGCCGTGGCTGATGCGTCGGCCGGTGATCGCCGTCTTCCTCGACGTTCGAAAGCCGGCCGCCCGCTACACGGTGGCCGCCAACAACCAGCGCGACCTCGCCATGCGCCAGTCGTTCGGCAACGCCTCCAACCTGATCGCGCTCGACGTGGTGTTCCCGCCGGAGACGGCAGCGCTCAACCTCGACCCCGCCCATCTCGATCCCTCATCATCGGCGCTGAAGACGGCGGCCGAGGCGGCCGGCGGCGACCTGCCGCTCGCAGGACGGCTCACCTGGAGCGATGCCGACCACGGCTGGGTGGCCGACTGGGCGCTGGAGGCGGGCGGGGCGGTTCACCGCTGGCAGGTGCGCGGCGTCAGCTTCGACGATGCCTTCCGCACCGCGCTCCGGGGTGCGGCGCGGATCCTGTCGGGGAGTGGCGCGCCGCAGTGA